The following coding sequences lie in one Rissa tridactyla isolate bRisTri1 chromosome Z, bRisTri1.patW.cur.20221130, whole genome shotgun sequence genomic window:
- the PIGO gene encoding GPI ethanolamine phosphate transferase 3 isoform X2 yields the protein MQRWPVLLFLAWVCFLFFAGIGLFMSGFLLTRIELASSSSCSDPLVPPAWERQSLPPGSCWAPQRFSKAVLVIIDALRFEFARFNPAKARPLPYENKLSFLHHLTTSQPRHARLYRFRADPPTATMQRIKGLTTGSLPTFIDVGSNFATYAIQEDNLLAQLVQNGRRVVFMGDDTWEGLFPKKFFRSYFFPSFNVKDLHTVDNGILQHLYPTVDSGDWDMLIAHFLGVDHCGHKHGPDHPEMAKKLTQMNDMLRSLVDHLGNDTLLLVAGDHGMTETGDHGGDSEKEVNAALFVYSKTPLFGTGPPEEPEAVPQVNLVPTVALLLGVPIPYSNIGEVMAELFSGDGDAVSAALQQLSVYHINAKQVDRFLHSYSLVAQDLPAEQLQRLQELFSSAVEEHTQLLSQVQGATLLPPELESRLGSLIGRFQLYLREARAVCTQSWARFHPLRMVGGCILIAASCLLCYVASELAAASDSFYRSCLLYPLLWGLMVAVLLGLAHVFTQEGLDLLLVSSWAAAASQLGFFWHWWGRHPKRTRLVGSQPPLASVSLRQRLRAWLGLAFPMSILLFRCGAMFSDSFVVAEARVAPFLLASLVLLLVGKLHWDGRLTVPEGPKQQLLGFSSYRREIWYLLCLVAMLLICVRLSGFFHQCREEIPQCRPSLFLSPLASLRNTRAKNLFYLLCVALLAGLVYAVRSWLRHYGNLNSSDPLVLFVRWGFPLVVLCIACYWAVASSADDSLGKLQELVQVAVVAFPWAVYGLASMGLLLLLCNPMTVFAKDTRESAGSIVTPYLGVPSSEVDFLHVIPQIYKRMQESQKSRLERGSCKATVAAYGLGSVYSAALVIALTLLGFLLMLLHSERLSLAFVLLFLEAFVLLHIHMRARGLAGDAEPFSVPWYAVISWLLAASQFFYSTGHQPIFPAIHWNAAFVGFHLDHSTNLLPAVLVGANTFASHILFAVGCPLLLLWPFVCEMPSSQKRKPKKEPREDLQEVEEHMMEMRLRESPEKFSAALLQLGLKYLFVLGTQLLACVCAAMILRRHLMVWKVFAPKFLFESLGFVVSSICLLLGISLVMRVDCAVSTWFSHLQLRASLRQPFST from the exons ATGCAGCGGTGGCCAGTGCTGCTCTTCCTGGCCTGGGTCTGCTTCCTCTTTTTTGCTGGTATCGGGCTCTTCATGAGCGGTTTCCTGCTCACCCGGATTGAGCTTGCCAGCAGCAGTTCCTGCTCAGACCCGCTCGTGCCACCAgcctgggagaggcagagccTCCCGCCGGGCTCCTGTTGGGCACCCCAGCGCTTTTCCAAGGCCGTGCTTGTCATCATCGATGCCCTCCGGTTTGAGTTTGCCCGCTTTAACCCAGCCAAGGCCAGACCGCTGCCCTACGAGAACAAGCTGAGTTTCCTGCACCACCTCACAACCTCCCAGCCCCGCCATGCCCGCCTCTACCGCTTCCGAGCTGATCCCCCCACAGCCACCATGCAGCGCATCAAGGGCCTCACCACTGGCTCACTGCCCACTTTCATCGATGTGGGCAGCAACTTTGCCACCTATGCGATCCAGGAGGACAACCTGCTGGCGCAGCTGGTGCAGAACG GAAGGAGAGTGGTCTTCATGGGTGATGACACGTGGGAAGGACTCTTCCCGAAGAAGTTCTTCCGCTcgtatttcttcccttcttttaatGTGAAGGATCTTCACACCGTGGACAATGGGATCCTGCAGCATCTCTACCCAACTG TGGACAGTGGTGATTGGGACATGCTGATTGCTCACTTCCTCGGCGTGGACCACTGTGGGCACAAACATGGACCTGACCATCCTGAAATGGCTAAGAAGCTCACCCAGATGAATGATATGCTCAG GTCCTTGGTGGATCACCTGGGGAATGACACTCTTCTTCTGGTGGCTGGGGACCATGGCATGACAGAGACCGGGGACCATGGTGGTGACAGTGAGAAGGAAGTGAATGCAGCGCTGTTTGTGTACAGCAAAACACCCCTCTTTGGCACTGGCCCTCCAGAG GAGCCTGAGGCCGTTCCCCAGGTGAACCTGGTGCCCACCGTGGCCCTGCTGCTGGGTGTGCCCATCCCCTACAGTAACATCGGCGAGGTGATGGCTGAGCTGTTCTCTGGGGATGGCGACGCTGTGTCTGCAGCCTTGCAACAGCTCTCGGTCTATCACATCAACGCCAAGCAG GTGGACCGCTTCCTGCACTCATACTCGCTGGTGGCTCAGGAcctgccagcagagcagctccagcgCCTGCAGGAGCTCTTCTCCAGCGCCGTGGAGGAGCACACTCAGCTCTTGTCCCAGGTGCAGGGAGCGACGCTGTtgcctccagagctggagtccAGACTGGGAAGCCTCATCGGTCGCTTCCAGCTCTACCTGCGGGAGGCACGGGCTGTGTGCACCCAGTCCTGGGCCCGGTTCCATCCCCTGCGTATGGTGGGGGGCTGCATCCTCATTGCTGCTTCCTGCTTGCTCTGCTATGTGGCCTCAGAGCTGGCCGCAGCGTCGGACTCTTTCTATCGCAGCTGCCTCCTGTATCCTCTGCTTTGGGGCCTTATGGTGGCTGTTCTGCTCGGGCTGGCCCATGTGTTCACCCAGGAGGGGCTGGATCTCCTTCTGGTGTCATCatgggcagccgcagcttctcagcTGGGTTTTTTCTGGCACTGGTGGGGCCGGCATCCCAAGCGAACCCGTTTGGTGGGCAGTCAGCCACCCTTGGCCAGTGTTAGTCTGAGGCAGAGGCTGCGAGCGTGGCTGGGGCTGGCCTTCCCCATGAGCATTCTGCTCTTCCGCTGTGGAGCTATGTTCTCTGATAGCTTTGTGGTGGCTGAGGCCCGGGTGGCCCCGTTCCTGCTGGCCTCACTGGTGTTGTTGCTAGTAGGGAAGCTCCACTGGGACGGTCGCCTGACTGTGCCAGAAGGCCCCAAGCAGCAGCTCCTTGGCTTTTCTTCTTACAGAAGAGAGATCTGGTACCTGCTGTGCCTTGTGGCCATGCTCCTCATCTGCGTGCGCCTCTCCGGTTTCTTCCACCAGTGCCGTGAAGAAATCCCTCAGTGCCggccctctcttttcctctcccccctTGCCAGCCTGAGAAACACACGGGCCAAGAACCTCTTCTACCTCCTTTGTGTGGCTTTGCTGGCTGGGCTGGTCTACGCAGTACGGAGCTGGCTGCGACACTACGGCAACCTGAACAGCTCAGACCCCCTTGTGCTCTTTGTGCGCTGGGGTTTCCCACTGGTGGTCCTCTGCATTGCCTGCTACTGGGCCGTTGCCTCCAGTGCTGACGACTCTCTCGGcaagctgcaggagctggtgcaGGTGGCAGTTGTTGCCTTTCCATGGGCTGTATACGGACTAGCATccatggggctgctgctccttctATGCAACCCCATGACAGTGTTCGCAAAGGACACACGGGAGTCGGCAGGATCCATCGTCACTCCCTACCTGGGGGTTCCCAGCTCTGAAGTTGACTTCCTCCACGTCATCCCTCAGATCTACAAGAGGATGCAGGAGTCTCAGAAGAGCCGCCTGGAGCGGGGCAGCTGCAAGGCCACCGTTGCAGCGTACGGGCTGGGCAGTGTGTACTCAGCAGCCCTGGTCATAGCACTCACCCTGCTGGGCTTCCTCTTGATGCTTCTGCACAGTGAGCGGCTGAGTCTCGCCTTTGTTCTCCTCTTCCTGGAGGCCTTCGTGCTGCTGCACATCCACATGCGTGCCAGAGGCCTTGCTGGAGATGCTG AGCCTTTTTCGGTGCCCTGGTACGCAGTCATCTCCTGGCTCCTTGCTGCTTCCCAGTTCTTCTATTCCACAGGCCACCAGCCCATCTTCCCGGCCATCCACTGGAATGCAGCCTTTGTGGGCTTCCACCTTGACCACAGCACGAACCTCCTGCCTGCTGTCCTAGTGGGCGCCAACACCTTTGCCTCCCATATCCTCTTTGCAG TCGgctgccctctgctcctgctttgGCCCTTTGTGTGTGAGATGCCCAGCTCGCAGAAGAGGAAGCCCAAGAAGGAGCCCCGGGAGGACCTGCAGGAGGTGGAGGAGCACATGATGGAGATGAGGCTGCGGGAGTCCCCGGAGAagttctctgctgctctgctgcagctggggctgaaGTACCTCTTTGTCCTTGGGACACAG CTTCTGGCCTGTGTTTGTGCAGCTATGATCCTCAGGAGGCACCTCATGGTCTGGAAGGTCTTTGCCCCAAA GTTTCTCTTTGAGTCGCTGGGCTTCGTGGTGAGCAGCATCTGCCTCCTGCTGGGGATCTCCCTGGTGATGCGTGTGGACTGTGCTGTCAGCACCTGGTTCAGCCACCTTCAGCTCAG
- the PIGO gene encoding GPI ethanolamine phosphate transferase 3 isoform X1 — MQRWPVLLFLAWVCFLFFAGIGLFMSGFLLTRIELASSSSCSDPLVPPAWERQSLPPGSCWAPQRFSKAVLVIIDALRFEFARFNPAKARPLPYENKLSFLHHLTTSQPRHARLYRFRADPPTATMQRIKGLTTGSLPTFIDVGSNFATYAIQEDNLLAQLVQNGRRVVFMGDDTWEGLFPKKFFRSYFFPSFNVKDLHTVDNGILQHLYPTVDSGDWDMLIAHFLGVDHCGHKHGPDHPEMAKKLTQMNDMLRSLVDHLGNDTLLLVAGDHGMTETGDHGGDSEKEVNAALFVYSKTPLFGTGPPEEPEAVPQVNLVPTVALLLGVPIPYSNIGEVMAELFSGDGDAVSAALQQLSVYHINAKQVDRFLHSYSLVAQDLPAEQLQRLQELFSSAVEEHTQLLSQVQGATLLPPELESRLGSLIGRFQLYLREARAVCTQSWARFHPLRMVGGCILIAASCLLCYVASELAAASDSFYRSCLLYPLLWGLMVAVLLGLAHVFTQEGLDLLLVSSWAAAASQLGFFWHWWGRHPKRTRLVGSQPPLASVSLRQRLRAWLGLAFPMSILLFRCGAMFSDSFVVAEARVAPFLLASLVLLLVGKLHWDGRLTVPEGPKQQLLGFSSYRREIWYLLCLVAMLLICVRLSGFFHQCREEIPQCRPSLFLSPLASLRNTRAKNLFYLLCVALLAGLVYAVRSWLRHYGNLNSSDPLVLFVRWGFPLVVLCIACYWAVASSADDSLGKLQELVQVAVVAFPWAVYGLASMGLLLLLCNPMTVFAKDTRESAGSIVTPYLGVPSSEVDFLHVIPQIYKRMQESQKSRLERGSCKATVAAYGLGSVYSAALVIALTLLGFLLMLLHSERLSLAFVLLFLEAFVLLHIHMRARGLAGDAEPFSVPWYAVISWLLAASQFFYSTGHQPIFPAIHWNAAFVGFHLDHSTNLLPAVLVGANTFASHILFAVGCPLLLLWPFVCEMPSSQKRKPKKEPREDLQEVEEHMMEMRLRESPEKFSAALLQLGLKYLFVLGTQLLACVCAAMILRRHLMVWKVFAPKFLFESLGFVVSSICLLLGISLVMRVDCAVSTWFSHLQLSSGGLWGMWAGS, encoded by the exons ATGCAGCGGTGGCCAGTGCTGCTCTTCCTGGCCTGGGTCTGCTTCCTCTTTTTTGCTGGTATCGGGCTCTTCATGAGCGGTTTCCTGCTCACCCGGATTGAGCTTGCCAGCAGCAGTTCCTGCTCAGACCCGCTCGTGCCACCAgcctgggagaggcagagccTCCCGCCGGGCTCCTGTTGGGCACCCCAGCGCTTTTCCAAGGCCGTGCTTGTCATCATCGATGCCCTCCGGTTTGAGTTTGCCCGCTTTAACCCAGCCAAGGCCAGACCGCTGCCCTACGAGAACAAGCTGAGTTTCCTGCACCACCTCACAACCTCCCAGCCCCGCCATGCCCGCCTCTACCGCTTCCGAGCTGATCCCCCCACAGCCACCATGCAGCGCATCAAGGGCCTCACCACTGGCTCACTGCCCACTTTCATCGATGTGGGCAGCAACTTTGCCACCTATGCGATCCAGGAGGACAACCTGCTGGCGCAGCTGGTGCAGAACG GAAGGAGAGTGGTCTTCATGGGTGATGACACGTGGGAAGGACTCTTCCCGAAGAAGTTCTTCCGCTcgtatttcttcccttcttttaatGTGAAGGATCTTCACACCGTGGACAATGGGATCCTGCAGCATCTCTACCCAACTG TGGACAGTGGTGATTGGGACATGCTGATTGCTCACTTCCTCGGCGTGGACCACTGTGGGCACAAACATGGACCTGACCATCCTGAAATGGCTAAGAAGCTCACCCAGATGAATGATATGCTCAG GTCCTTGGTGGATCACCTGGGGAATGACACTCTTCTTCTGGTGGCTGGGGACCATGGCATGACAGAGACCGGGGACCATGGTGGTGACAGTGAGAAGGAAGTGAATGCAGCGCTGTTTGTGTACAGCAAAACACCCCTCTTTGGCACTGGCCCTCCAGAG GAGCCTGAGGCCGTTCCCCAGGTGAACCTGGTGCCCACCGTGGCCCTGCTGCTGGGTGTGCCCATCCCCTACAGTAACATCGGCGAGGTGATGGCTGAGCTGTTCTCTGGGGATGGCGACGCTGTGTCTGCAGCCTTGCAACAGCTCTCGGTCTATCACATCAACGCCAAGCAG GTGGACCGCTTCCTGCACTCATACTCGCTGGTGGCTCAGGAcctgccagcagagcagctccagcgCCTGCAGGAGCTCTTCTCCAGCGCCGTGGAGGAGCACACTCAGCTCTTGTCCCAGGTGCAGGGAGCGACGCTGTtgcctccagagctggagtccAGACTGGGAAGCCTCATCGGTCGCTTCCAGCTCTACCTGCGGGAGGCACGGGCTGTGTGCACCCAGTCCTGGGCCCGGTTCCATCCCCTGCGTATGGTGGGGGGCTGCATCCTCATTGCTGCTTCCTGCTTGCTCTGCTATGTGGCCTCAGAGCTGGCCGCAGCGTCGGACTCTTTCTATCGCAGCTGCCTCCTGTATCCTCTGCTTTGGGGCCTTATGGTGGCTGTTCTGCTCGGGCTGGCCCATGTGTTCACCCAGGAGGGGCTGGATCTCCTTCTGGTGTCATCatgggcagccgcagcttctcagcTGGGTTTTTTCTGGCACTGGTGGGGCCGGCATCCCAAGCGAACCCGTTTGGTGGGCAGTCAGCCACCCTTGGCCAGTGTTAGTCTGAGGCAGAGGCTGCGAGCGTGGCTGGGGCTGGCCTTCCCCATGAGCATTCTGCTCTTCCGCTGTGGAGCTATGTTCTCTGATAGCTTTGTGGTGGCTGAGGCCCGGGTGGCCCCGTTCCTGCTGGCCTCACTGGTGTTGTTGCTAGTAGGGAAGCTCCACTGGGACGGTCGCCTGACTGTGCCAGAAGGCCCCAAGCAGCAGCTCCTTGGCTTTTCTTCTTACAGAAGAGAGATCTGGTACCTGCTGTGCCTTGTGGCCATGCTCCTCATCTGCGTGCGCCTCTCCGGTTTCTTCCACCAGTGCCGTGAAGAAATCCCTCAGTGCCggccctctcttttcctctcccccctTGCCAGCCTGAGAAACACACGGGCCAAGAACCTCTTCTACCTCCTTTGTGTGGCTTTGCTGGCTGGGCTGGTCTACGCAGTACGGAGCTGGCTGCGACACTACGGCAACCTGAACAGCTCAGACCCCCTTGTGCTCTTTGTGCGCTGGGGTTTCCCACTGGTGGTCCTCTGCATTGCCTGCTACTGGGCCGTTGCCTCCAGTGCTGACGACTCTCTCGGcaagctgcaggagctggtgcaGGTGGCAGTTGTTGCCTTTCCATGGGCTGTATACGGACTAGCATccatggggctgctgctccttctATGCAACCCCATGACAGTGTTCGCAAAGGACACACGGGAGTCGGCAGGATCCATCGTCACTCCCTACCTGGGGGTTCCCAGCTCTGAAGTTGACTTCCTCCACGTCATCCCTCAGATCTACAAGAGGATGCAGGAGTCTCAGAAGAGCCGCCTGGAGCGGGGCAGCTGCAAGGCCACCGTTGCAGCGTACGGGCTGGGCAGTGTGTACTCAGCAGCCCTGGTCATAGCACTCACCCTGCTGGGCTTCCTCTTGATGCTTCTGCACAGTGAGCGGCTGAGTCTCGCCTTTGTTCTCCTCTTCCTGGAGGCCTTCGTGCTGCTGCACATCCACATGCGTGCCAGAGGCCTTGCTGGAGATGCTG AGCCTTTTTCGGTGCCCTGGTACGCAGTCATCTCCTGGCTCCTTGCTGCTTCCCAGTTCTTCTATTCCACAGGCCACCAGCCCATCTTCCCGGCCATCCACTGGAATGCAGCCTTTGTGGGCTTCCACCTTGACCACAGCACGAACCTCCTGCCTGCTGTCCTAGTGGGCGCCAACACCTTTGCCTCCCATATCCTCTTTGCAG TCGgctgccctctgctcctgctttgGCCCTTTGTGTGTGAGATGCCCAGCTCGCAGAAGAGGAAGCCCAAGAAGGAGCCCCGGGAGGACCTGCAGGAGGTGGAGGAGCACATGATGGAGATGAGGCTGCGGGAGTCCCCGGAGAagttctctgctgctctgctgcagctggggctgaaGTACCTCTTTGTCCTTGGGACACAG CTTCTGGCCTGTGTTTGTGCAGCTATGATCCTCAGGAGGCACCTCATGGTCTGGAAGGTCTTTGCCCCAAA GTTTCTCTTTGAGTCGCTGGGCTTCGTGGTGAGCAGCATCTGCCTCCTGCTGGGGATCTCCCTGGTGATGCGTGTGGACTGTGCTGTCAGCACCTGGTTCAGCCACCTTCAGCTCAG ttctggagGCTTGTGGGGCATGTGGGCAGGATCTTAG
- the PIGO gene encoding GPI ethanolamine phosphate transferase 3 isoform X3, which translates to MQRWPVLLFLAWVCFLFFAGIGLFMSGFLLTRIELASSSSCSDPLVPPAWERQSLPPGSCWAPQRFSKAVLVIIDALRFEFARFNPAKARPLPYENKLSFLHHLTTSQPRHARLYRFRADPPTATMQRIKGLTTGSLPTFIDVGSNFATYAIQEDNLLAQLVQNGRRVVFMGDDTWEGLFPKKFFRSYFFPSFNVKDLHTVDNGILQHLYPTVDSGDWDMLIAHFLGVDHCGHKHGPDHPEMAKKLTQMNDMLRSLVDHLGNDTLLLVAGDHGMTETGDHGGDSEKEVNAALFVYSKTPLFGTGPPEEPEAVPQVNLVPTVALLLGVPIPYSNIGEVMAELFSGDGDAVSAALQQLSVYHINAKQVDRFLHSYSLVAQDLPAEQLQRLQELFSSAVEEHTQLLSQVQGATLLPPELESRLGSLIGRFQLYLREARAVCTQSWARFHPLRMVGGCILIAASCLLCYVASELAAASDSFYRSCLLYPLLWGLMVAVLLGLAHVFTQEGLDLLLVSSWAAAASQLGFFWHWWGRHPKRTRLVGSQPPLASVSLRQRLRAWLGLAFPMSILLFRCGAMFSDSFVVAEARVAPFLLASLVLLLVGKLHWDGRLTVPEGPKQQLLGFSSYRREIWYLLCLVAMLLICVRLSGFFHQCREEIPQCRPSLFLSPLASLRNTRAKNLFYLLCVALLAGLVYAVRSWLRHYGNLNSSDPLVLFVRWGFPLVVLCIACYWAVASSADDSLGKLQELVQVAVVAFPWAVYGLASMGLLLLLCNPMTVFAKDTRESAGSIVTPYLGVPSSEVDFLHVIPQIYKRMQESQKSRLERGSCKATVAAYGLGSVYSAALVIALTLLGFLLMLLHSERLSLAFVLLFLEAFVLLHIHMRARGLAGDAEPFSVPWYAVISWLLAASQFFYSTGHQPIFPAIHWNAAFVGFHLDHSTNLLPAVLVGANTFASHILFAVGCPLLLLWPFVCEMPSSQKRKPKKEPREDLQEVEEHMMEMRLRESPEKFSAALLQLGLKYLFVLGTQLLACVCAAMILRRHLMVWKVFAPKFLFESLGFVVSSICLLLGISLVMRVDCAVSTWFSHLQLR; encoded by the exons ATGCAGCGGTGGCCAGTGCTGCTCTTCCTGGCCTGGGTCTGCTTCCTCTTTTTTGCTGGTATCGGGCTCTTCATGAGCGGTTTCCTGCTCACCCGGATTGAGCTTGCCAGCAGCAGTTCCTGCTCAGACCCGCTCGTGCCACCAgcctgggagaggcagagccTCCCGCCGGGCTCCTGTTGGGCACCCCAGCGCTTTTCCAAGGCCGTGCTTGTCATCATCGATGCCCTCCGGTTTGAGTTTGCCCGCTTTAACCCAGCCAAGGCCAGACCGCTGCCCTACGAGAACAAGCTGAGTTTCCTGCACCACCTCACAACCTCCCAGCCCCGCCATGCCCGCCTCTACCGCTTCCGAGCTGATCCCCCCACAGCCACCATGCAGCGCATCAAGGGCCTCACCACTGGCTCACTGCCCACTTTCATCGATGTGGGCAGCAACTTTGCCACCTATGCGATCCAGGAGGACAACCTGCTGGCGCAGCTGGTGCAGAACG GAAGGAGAGTGGTCTTCATGGGTGATGACACGTGGGAAGGACTCTTCCCGAAGAAGTTCTTCCGCTcgtatttcttcccttcttttaatGTGAAGGATCTTCACACCGTGGACAATGGGATCCTGCAGCATCTCTACCCAACTG TGGACAGTGGTGATTGGGACATGCTGATTGCTCACTTCCTCGGCGTGGACCACTGTGGGCACAAACATGGACCTGACCATCCTGAAATGGCTAAGAAGCTCACCCAGATGAATGATATGCTCAG GTCCTTGGTGGATCACCTGGGGAATGACACTCTTCTTCTGGTGGCTGGGGACCATGGCATGACAGAGACCGGGGACCATGGTGGTGACAGTGAGAAGGAAGTGAATGCAGCGCTGTTTGTGTACAGCAAAACACCCCTCTTTGGCACTGGCCCTCCAGAG GAGCCTGAGGCCGTTCCCCAGGTGAACCTGGTGCCCACCGTGGCCCTGCTGCTGGGTGTGCCCATCCCCTACAGTAACATCGGCGAGGTGATGGCTGAGCTGTTCTCTGGGGATGGCGACGCTGTGTCTGCAGCCTTGCAACAGCTCTCGGTCTATCACATCAACGCCAAGCAG GTGGACCGCTTCCTGCACTCATACTCGCTGGTGGCTCAGGAcctgccagcagagcagctccagcgCCTGCAGGAGCTCTTCTCCAGCGCCGTGGAGGAGCACACTCAGCTCTTGTCCCAGGTGCAGGGAGCGACGCTGTtgcctccagagctggagtccAGACTGGGAAGCCTCATCGGTCGCTTCCAGCTCTACCTGCGGGAGGCACGGGCTGTGTGCACCCAGTCCTGGGCCCGGTTCCATCCCCTGCGTATGGTGGGGGGCTGCATCCTCATTGCTGCTTCCTGCTTGCTCTGCTATGTGGCCTCAGAGCTGGCCGCAGCGTCGGACTCTTTCTATCGCAGCTGCCTCCTGTATCCTCTGCTTTGGGGCCTTATGGTGGCTGTTCTGCTCGGGCTGGCCCATGTGTTCACCCAGGAGGGGCTGGATCTCCTTCTGGTGTCATCatgggcagccgcagcttctcagcTGGGTTTTTTCTGGCACTGGTGGGGCCGGCATCCCAAGCGAACCCGTTTGGTGGGCAGTCAGCCACCCTTGGCCAGTGTTAGTCTGAGGCAGAGGCTGCGAGCGTGGCTGGGGCTGGCCTTCCCCATGAGCATTCTGCTCTTCCGCTGTGGAGCTATGTTCTCTGATAGCTTTGTGGTGGCTGAGGCCCGGGTGGCCCCGTTCCTGCTGGCCTCACTGGTGTTGTTGCTAGTAGGGAAGCTCCACTGGGACGGTCGCCTGACTGTGCCAGAAGGCCCCAAGCAGCAGCTCCTTGGCTTTTCTTCTTACAGAAGAGAGATCTGGTACCTGCTGTGCCTTGTGGCCATGCTCCTCATCTGCGTGCGCCTCTCCGGTTTCTTCCACCAGTGCCGTGAAGAAATCCCTCAGTGCCggccctctcttttcctctcccccctTGCCAGCCTGAGAAACACACGGGCCAAGAACCTCTTCTACCTCCTTTGTGTGGCTTTGCTGGCTGGGCTGGTCTACGCAGTACGGAGCTGGCTGCGACACTACGGCAACCTGAACAGCTCAGACCCCCTTGTGCTCTTTGTGCGCTGGGGTTTCCCACTGGTGGTCCTCTGCATTGCCTGCTACTGGGCCGTTGCCTCCAGTGCTGACGACTCTCTCGGcaagctgcaggagctggtgcaGGTGGCAGTTGTTGCCTTTCCATGGGCTGTATACGGACTAGCATccatggggctgctgctccttctATGCAACCCCATGACAGTGTTCGCAAAGGACACACGGGAGTCGGCAGGATCCATCGTCACTCCCTACCTGGGGGTTCCCAGCTCTGAAGTTGACTTCCTCCACGTCATCCCTCAGATCTACAAGAGGATGCAGGAGTCTCAGAAGAGCCGCCTGGAGCGGGGCAGCTGCAAGGCCACCGTTGCAGCGTACGGGCTGGGCAGTGTGTACTCAGCAGCCCTGGTCATAGCACTCACCCTGCTGGGCTTCCTCTTGATGCTTCTGCACAGTGAGCGGCTGAGTCTCGCCTTTGTTCTCCTCTTCCTGGAGGCCTTCGTGCTGCTGCACATCCACATGCGTGCCAGAGGCCTTGCTGGAGATGCTG AGCCTTTTTCGGTGCCCTGGTACGCAGTCATCTCCTGGCTCCTTGCTGCTTCCCAGTTCTTCTATTCCACAGGCCACCAGCCCATCTTCCCGGCCATCCACTGGAATGCAGCCTTTGTGGGCTTCCACCTTGACCACAGCACGAACCTCCTGCCTGCTGTCCTAGTGGGCGCCAACACCTTTGCCTCCCATATCCTCTTTGCAG TCGgctgccctctgctcctgctttgGCCCTTTGTGTGTGAGATGCCCAGCTCGCAGAAGAGGAAGCCCAAGAAGGAGCCCCGGGAGGACCTGCAGGAGGTGGAGGAGCACATGATGGAGATGAGGCTGCGGGAGTCCCCGGAGAagttctctgctgctctgctgcagctggggctgaaGTACCTCTTTGTCCTTGGGACACAG CTTCTGGCCTGTGTTTGTGCAGCTATGATCCTCAGGAGGCACCTCATGGTCTGGAAGGTCTTTGCCCCAAA GTTTCTCTTTGAGTCGCTGGGCTTCGTGGTGAGCAGCATCTGCCTCCTGCTGGGGATCTCCCTGGTGATGCGTGTGGACTGTGCTGTCAGCACCTGGTTCAGCCACCTTCAGCTCAGGTAG